A single region of the Drosophila miranda strain MSH22 chromosome 2, D.miranda_PacBio2.1, whole genome shotgun sequence genome encodes:
- the LOC108157694 gene encoding uncharacterized protein LOC108157694 produces the protein MCCWCARVYWTVLHNLFARFLGSIEEQNCCRCCAGYQRQASDDDDVDVDVGKQVSDTDDEPQQQPQRDYVTADDTEANYSEIEEHNIETEAYYFTVDRPIAERMLAGREDGACLVRPFKTTDVCIKYIVSICVGDQFYHLFVRQIDRRQRFAIGQKKLHERIFASPREIVDFYSEHPLLCTNKSQSQCVRLTPISYA, from the exons ATGTGCTGTTGGTGTGCCCGAGTCTACTGGACGGTTCTGCACAACCTTTTTGCCCGCTTCCTCGGTAGTATCGAAGAGCAgaactgctgccgctgctgcgcCGGATACCAGCGTCAGGCGAGTGACGACGATGacgtcgatgtcgatgtcggcAAACAAGTTTCCGATACTGATGACGaaccacagcagcagccccagcgCGATTATGTCACTGCGG ATGATACAGAGGCAAACTACTCGGAAATCGAGGAGCACAACATCGAGACTGAGGCCTACTACTTCACAGTGGACCGTCCCATTGCTGAGCGAATGCTGGCCGGAAGGGAGGACGGTGCTTGCCTTGTGCGACCTTTCAAGACCACCGACGTCTGTATTAAATACATCGTGAGTATCTGCGTCGGCGACCAGTTTTACCATCTGTTCGTGCGACAGATAGACAGGAGGCAACGCTTCGCCATAGGACAGAAGAAGCTCCACGAGCGGATCTTTGCCTCTCCCCGCGAGATCGTCGACTTCTATTCCGAGCACCCACTGCTCTGCACCAATAAAAGCCAGAGTCAGTGCGTTCGTCTGACGCCTATCAGCTATGCTTAG
- the LOC108157693 gene encoding uncharacterized protein LOC108157693: MADSRERIRGPSRDGREFLTSPRQVLRRLMLLSEGRQYREAAGVVGRLGPSVLRSVIAELPLDLLLEHLPHSAYLLESFFTRMTTLNTTPKPDVPSETVAWQLVRLFANPHESGLRQRCTKLLQALAQYEPNLQQSLHERRRNFDNAVQGLGVHGLTTDASGQLISLHVALKTELQRHVDTYKMAIHKLEELSMVTINQDPAHSSHQRLLAINYGDIQQRLIDNKTLLTMLDKPTLKQLQTLVENLSTRVENDKEVLSCVGQVKRLDAQAHVEKRPAAGLLMNFSRGCEVVLHMMGPESVPPSPLAIAKVPVTAGGSSCSDGYHSDDSASDDGSEMVSLYRNQYIENRADALEALDSLPQLKHAHSLKGKILFSMIVLSFRLCHAMRERKVMEVRRVLNCALDSSSESTLALDRAVRHHLHETTDSFPLGEIERSVFNQVLSTLHEYPCLESCPPLTHYVSACVRLAWRMINQKAPYYLDMDFNLGFLRPEKHERHPKSDRRSDLIKAFLWPALMQNNQCAFKAVVAT, encoded by the exons ATGGCAGACAGCAGGGAACGCATTCGTGGCCCCTCGCGGGATGGACGCGAGTTCCTCACTAGCCCGAGGCAGGTTCTACGCCGCCTGATGCTTCTTTCCGAGGGAAGACAGTACCGCGAAGCCGCAGGAGTCGTCGGAAGGTTGGGTCCCTCTGTCCTACGCTCGGTAATTGCCGAGCTGCCGCTCGACCTGCTGCTGGAGCATCTGCCACATAGTGCCTACTTGCTGGAGTCCTTCTTCACAAG GATGACCACCCTAAACACAACTCCCAAGCCGGATGTTCCTAGCGAGACCGTGGCTTGGCAGCTGGTCCGGCTCTTTGCAAATCCCCACGAGTCCGGACTGCGACAGAGATGCACCAAGCTGCTCCAGGCTCTGGCGCAATACGAGCCCAATCTCCAACAAAGCTTGCACGAGCGGCGCCGCAACTTCGACAACGCTGTGCAGGGATTGGGGGTGCACGGGCTGACCACGGATGCCTCGGGGCAGCTCATCTCGCTGCACGTGGCTTTGAAGACAGAGCTGCAGCGACACGTGGACACCTATAAGATGGCTATACACAAGCTGGAGGAACTGAGCATGGTGACGATCAACCAGGATCCGGCCCATTCCTCCCACCAGCGCCTCCTGGCCATCAACTACGGAGACATCCAGCAGCGGCTGATAGACAACAAAACGCTGCTGACCATGTTGGACAAACCCACGCTAAAGCAACTCCAAACCCTCGTCGAGAATCTCAGCACCCGCGTAGAGAACGACAAGGAAGTCCTCTCCTGCGTGGGACAGGTGAAGCGCCTAGACGCGCAGGCCCACGTGGAGAAGCGCCCAGCCGCCGGTCTCCTGATGAACTTCTCGCGCGGATGTGAGGTCGTCCTGCACATGATGGGGCCGGAGAGCGTTCCACCAAGTCCCCTGGCCATAGCAAAGGTCCCCGTGACTGCCGGTGGGAGCAGCTGTAGCGATGGCTACCACTCGGACGACTCCGCCAGCGATGACGGCAG TGAAATGGTGTCGCTCTATCGAAATCAGTACATAGAGAACCGAGCAGATGCCCTAGAGGCGTTGGACAGTCTTCCCCAGCTAAAGCACGCGCACAGTCTAAAGGGAAAGATACTCTTCTCCATGATCGTG CTTTCTTTCCGCCTTTGCCACGCGATGCGGGAGCGTAAAGTGATGGAGGTGCGCCGGGTCCTTAACTGCGCACTAGACAGCAGCAGCGAATCGACCTTGGCCCTGGATCGGGCTGTGCGCCACCATCTGCACGAGACCACAGACAGTTTTCCCCTAGGCGAGATTGAGCGGTCCGTCTTCAACCAGGTTTTATCCACACTTCACGAGTACCCATGCCTGGAATCGTGTCCCCCACTCACTCATTATGTGAGCGCCTGTGTACGGCTGGCTTGGCGCATGATCAACCAGAAGGCTCCCTATTATCTGGACATGGACTTCAATCTGG GCTTCCTCCGGCCCGAGAAGCACGAACGTCATCCGAAATCTGACCGACGCTCGGACCTTATTAAGGCCTTCCTTTGGCCGGCCCTGATGCAGAATAACCAGTGCGCCTTCAAGGCAGTAGTGGCCACCTGA